In Microbulbifer sp. GL-2, the following are encoded in one genomic region:
- a CDS encoding thioredoxin domain-containing protein translates to MAAKTKAPDQQTVAARIDGQEVSVQALDKELQFALYDIAEMEHKLRLNKLHELITTLEKDGEEIEIFLPVPEPPRIELNYDGRTIRGNPEAPITIAVFCSFQSPHCKSFQPTLRRVLNDFPGWVRQVNFDFPLKFHREGIKAAVSAKCAGEQNAFWGYHDALYAKTPNLGRKSYSQTARSLSIDGSRFETCIEDMKYKEEILKDQAVALGLSLKNVPVVFINGLYLKGERTFEQYSYWIKKELATLDIDSTQKHTWNNRKESEHRIPLTALPLTLVGISESSISSKSRALIAVEGNEASYFVPDEVLLKGVLLKHLKREYVVIDNHGTFERLPLQGQVGDSIPITYSHQHDEVLRQRIEQPQGDGGKKLIEPAGVLTLGQEWLAKQLEQREELEAKFTEAELEVEGYQLMRLEGVADNEFFTALGFEENDVLLRVNDSWVHSGQNALWDALASGQIIDVAFMRKGLPQRLQYVVEELGYFEESSGEEK, encoded by the coding sequence ATGGCAGCAAAAACAAAGGCGCCGGATCAACAAACTGTAGCTGCACGGATTGATGGCCAGGAGGTCAGTGTACAGGCGTTGGATAAGGAGCTTCAGTTTGCCTTGTATGACATTGCTGAAATGGAGCATAAATTGCGGCTCAACAAGCTGCATGAACTAATTACCACACTAGAAAAAGATGGTGAAGAAATAGAAATTTTTCTTCCTGTCCCAGAGCCACCACGAATAGAGCTTAATTATGATGGCCGCACTATTCGAGGGAATCCAGAGGCGCCCATAACAATCGCTGTTTTCTGCTCCTTTCAATCCCCTCACTGCAAGTCCTTTCAGCCAACCTTGAGGCGTGTGTTAAATGACTTTCCTGGCTGGGTTCGCCAGGTGAATTTTGACTTCCCCCTTAAATTTCACCGAGAAGGTATCAAGGCTGCTGTTTCTGCCAAGTGTGCTGGAGAGCAGAACGCTTTTTGGGGGTATCACGATGCCTTATACGCAAAGACCCCCAATCTTGGTAGAAAGTCCTACTCCCAGACAGCGAGGAGTTTATCAATTGATGGCAGTCGATTTGAAACCTGTATAGAGGATATGAAGTATAAAGAGGAAATTCTGAAGGACCAGGCAGTAGCATTGGGGTTAAGTCTTAAAAATGTACCGGTAGTTTTTATCAATGGATTGTATTTAAAGGGGGAGCGAACATTTGAGCAATATTCTTACTGGATAAAAAAAGAGTTGGCTACTCTTGATATAGACTCAACCCAAAAACATACTTGGAATAATAGGAAAGAAAGTGAGCATAGAATTCCGCTTACAGCCCTTCCCCTGACTTTAGTTGGTATTAGTGAATCAAGTATATCTAGCAAGTCAAGGGCATTAATAGCCGTTGAAGGTAATGAGGCTAGCTATTTTGTACCGGATGAAGTTTTGCTCAAAGGCGTGCTCCTGAAGCACCTAAAGCGTGAATATGTAGTTATCGATAATCATGGCACCTTTGAGCGGCTGCCACTCCAGGGCCAGGTCGGTGATAGTATACCGATAACTTATTCGCATCAGCATGATGAGGTACTGCGTCAGCGTATTGAACAGCCACAGGGGGACGGCGGTAAAAAACTGATTGAACCGGCAGGTGTGCTGACCCTCGGTCAAGAGTGGTTAGCTAAGCAGCTTGAGCAGCGTGAGGAACTGGAGGCAAAATTTACCGAGGCAGAACTGGAAGTTGAGGGATACCAATTGATGCGCTTGGAAGGCGTAGCTGATAATGAATTCTTTACTGCACTTGGTTTTGAAGAAAATGATGTATTACTGAGAGTTAACGATAGCTGGGTGCACAGTGGTCAAAATGCTTTGTGGGATGCGCTTGCGAGTGGGCAGATAATCGATGTAGCTTTTATGCGTAAGGGATTGCCGCAGAGGTTACAGTATGTGGTTGAAGAGCTTGGCTACTTTGAAGAGAGTTCTGGTGAAGAGAAATAG
- a CDS encoding SGNH/GDSL hydrolase family protein gives MWNRYGVVATLALCVLSIPPAMAAPSKSVAAGDSITMAFGADCTRNKYFWDLFCLLGGDQPEHSWFDGDDNSVESIHDKYKVNSPNMVANKNAAESGAEMRSGGDNFSVQADRILSQSNIADHVEVVLGGNDICNRECIDPANCNDPLYTDGEWRSAIRAGLDKLVDGLPSGSTILLGSVPRVQDLRAAGLEKQAGNSRVDCESVWSTFGICRIATNGGTMNGESFSTRYDGISAAQQRYNEILAEEAESYNGTNGVEVVAEYTGEDEVNAGTFQFGKDDIDGGDCFHPSVQGQNIVADILWQGNPDK, from the coding sequence ATGTGGAATAGATACGGAGTTGTAGCAACACTAGCTTTATGCGTTTTGTCGATACCGCCAGCAATGGCAGCCCCTTCCAAGTCAGTCGCTGCCGGTGACAGTATTACCATGGCATTCGGTGCGGACTGTACCCGAAATAAATATTTCTGGGACCTGTTTTGTCTCCTCGGTGGTGACCAGCCGGAACATTCCTGGTTTGATGGTGATGACAACTCAGTAGAGAGTATTCATGATAAATACAAAGTTAATTCACCCAATATGGTCGCCAATAAAAATGCCGCAGAGAGCGGAGCTGAAATGCGCAGTGGAGGAGATAACTTCTCCGTTCAGGCGGACCGGATTCTTTCGCAGAGTAATATAGCTGACCATGTAGAGGTCGTATTAGGTGGTAACGATATCTGTAACCGAGAATGTATCGACCCAGCCAACTGCAATGATCCGCTTTATACCGACGGTGAGTGGCGCTCTGCCATTCGTGCAGGACTCGACAAGTTGGTCGATGGCCTTCCCAGTGGCTCCACCATTCTTCTCGGCTCCGTACCCCGTGTTCAAGACCTGCGTGCTGCAGGCTTGGAAAAGCAGGCTGGAAACTCCCGGGTGGACTGTGAAAGTGTCTGGTCAACTTTTGGTATCTGTCGAATTGCTACCAATGGCGGCACTATGAACGGTGAGAGCTTTAGCACTCGCTACGATGGCATTAGTGCAGCCCAGCAGCGGTACAATGAAATACTCGCTGAAGAAGCGGAGAGCTATAACGGTACCAATGGTGTCGAGGTGGTAGCCGAGTACACTGGTGAAGATGAAGTAAATGCTGGGACTTTCCAGTTTGGTAAGGATGATATTGATGGCGGTGATTGCTTCCATCCCAGTGTCCAAGGCCAGAATATCGTGGCCGATATTCTTTGGCAGGGGAACCCAGATAAATAA
- the thiC gene encoding phosphomethylpyrimidine synthase ThiC encodes MSEIIEQSGKTGKSSRAASRDSAKAFLENLTVQSFPNSSKVYLPGETAGIQVGARQICLGDSVVGGDAESPVLEPNEPLTVYDTSGPYSEPNFKVDVREGLPKLRLGWVEARGDTELLDSRQAAYSQKRMADQGLDHIRFENLPSPRRAKPGLNVSQMYYARRGIITPEMEFVAVRENMGRAKLAAEMSEGEYQKARDGIFIPEQITPEFVRREVAEGRAIIPANINHPEVEPMIIGRNFLCKVNANIGNSAVTSSIEEEVEKLVWSTKWGADTVMDLSTGANIHETREWILRNSPVPIGTVPIYQALEKVDGIAEDLNWDVFRDTLIEQAEQGVDYFTIHAGVLLRYVPLTAKRMTGIVSRGGSIMAKWCLAHHQENFLYTHFEEICEIMKAYDVSFSLGDGLRPGSIADANDEAQFGELHTLGELTEIAWKHDVQTMIEGPGHVAIHKIKENMDEQLKHCHGAPFYTLGPLTTDIAPGYDHITSGIGAALIGTYGCAMLCYVTPKEHLGLPNKEDVKEGLMAYKIAAHAADLAKGHPRAQKRDDALSKARFEFRWEDQFNLGLDPERARSYHDETLPKESGKVAHFCSMCGPKFCSMKITQDVRDYAAKQEAAQGMEEMSIKFKDMGSEIYHKG; translated from the coding sequence ATGTCCGAGATCATTGAACAATCCGGTAAGACCGGAAAATCCTCCCGCGCTGCCAGTCGCGATTCTGCTAAAGCTTTTCTTGAGAACCTCACGGTTCAATCCTTTCCTAATTCGAGCAAAGTGTATTTGCCGGGTGAAACAGCGGGTATCCAAGTTGGCGCTCGCCAGATTTGCCTGGGGGACAGTGTGGTTGGTGGGGATGCTGAAAGCCCGGTGCTAGAACCGAATGAACCACTTACTGTCTACGATACTTCCGGGCCATATTCCGAGCCAAATTTTAAGGTAGATGTTCGTGAGGGGCTGCCCAAGTTACGACTGGGCTGGGTTGAGGCTCGCGGGGATACCGAGCTGCTGGACTCCCGTCAGGCGGCCTACAGCCAGAAACGTATGGCGGATCAGGGACTGGATCATATTCGCTTCGAAAATCTCCCCAGCCCACGCCGGGCCAAGCCTGGGCTGAATGTATCGCAGATGTACTATGCCCGCCGTGGCATCATCACGCCGGAGATGGAGTTTGTTGCTGTACGTGAAAATATGGGGCGAGCCAAATTAGCCGCTGAGATGAGCGAGGGCGAATATCAAAAAGCGCGGGACGGTATTTTTATTCCCGAGCAAATCACCCCCGAATTTGTGCGCAGGGAAGTCGCCGAAGGCCGCGCGATTATCCCGGCGAATATCAATCACCCAGAAGTGGAGCCGATGATTATCGGGCGCAACTTCCTGTGCAAGGTGAATGCGAATATTGGCAACTCCGCTGTGACCTCGTCCATTGAAGAGGAAGTGGAAAAGCTGGTGTGGTCCACCAAGTGGGGCGCGGATACGGTGATGGACTTGTCCACTGGGGCGAATATCCACGAAACCCGCGAATGGATTCTGCGAAACTCACCAGTGCCCATTGGTACTGTGCCGATTTACCAGGCACTGGAAAAAGTAGATGGTATTGCCGAAGACCTGAATTGGGATGTTTTTCGCGATACCCTGATTGAGCAGGCGGAACAAGGGGTGGATTATTTCACCATCCATGCCGGCGTGCTTTTACGCTATGTGCCGCTCACGGCTAAGCGTATGACAGGCATCGTGTCCCGCGGTGGTTCCATCATGGCCAAGTGGTGCCTCGCCCACCACCAGGAGAATTTCCTCTATACCCATTTTGAGGAAATTTGCGAGATCATGAAGGCCTATGATGTGAGCTTCAGCCTCGGTGATGGCCTGCGTCCGGGCTCTATCGCCGATGCCAATGATGAGGCCCAGTTTGGTGAGCTCCATACCCTTGGCGAACTCACCGAAATTGCCTGGAAGCACGATGTGCAGACCATGATCGAGGGCCCTGGTCATGTGGCCATCCATAAAATCAAAGAGAATATGGATGAGCAGCTGAAGCACTGTCACGGCGCACCTTTTTATACCCTCGGTCCTTTGACCACAGACATTGCTCCCGGTTACGACCACATTACCTCGGGCATTGGTGCTGCGCTAATAGGAACTTATGGCTGCGCAATGCTCTGCTATGTGACGCCCAAAGAGCACCTGGGCCTACCTAATAAAGAGGATGTTAAAGAGGGCCTGATGGCCTATAAAATTGCGGCTCATGCCGCAGATTTGGCCAAGGGGCATCCGCGCGCGCAGAAGCGCGACGATGCCTTATCCAAAGCCCGATTTGAATTCCGCTGGGAGGACCAGTTCAACCTCGGTTTGGACCCGGAGCGTGCACGTTCTTATCACGATGAGACCCTGCCAAAGGAATCCGGCAAGGTCGCCCATTTCTGTTCGATGTGTGGCCCGAAATTCTGCTCCATGAAAATTACCCAGGACGTGCGTGATTATGCAGCCAAGCAGGAAGCGGCACAGGGTATGGAAGAAATGTCGATTAAATTTAAGGATATGGGTAGCGAGATTTATCACAAGGGCTGA
- the thiS gene encoding sulfur carrier protein ThiS, giving the protein MQVLINGEAHALEAPIELAALLQQLGYRGETFAVAHNGGFVARSEYMNTQVESGDSLEIVAPVVGG; this is encoded by the coding sequence ATGCAGGTATTAATCAATGGGGAAGCTCATGCTCTTGAGGCTCCCATAGAACTCGCTGCACTTTTACAGCAGCTGGGATATCGCGGGGAAACCTTTGCTGTTGCGCACAACGGTGGCTTTGTTGCTCGCTCGGAATATATGAATACTCAGGTAGAGAGTGGTGATAGCCTTGAAATTGTCGCACCGGTAGTGGGGGGCTAA
- the thiO gene encoding glycine oxidase ThiO, protein MTSETKARVAIAGGGLLGRLLAWRLCQRDFDITLFEAGDLTAPEGGACWTAAGMISPLSELVHSDKQVYTLGLQSLDLWAEWSRLLEQQSGSTVKYRKAGSVLVAHGKDRSELLQFLRELQGKLGDSAREQIQLLDAKALAELEPGLQSFEHGLYLRNEADIDNHRLLPILLSVLRQGGVKLRGHSQVSCEAGRISLVSGQEQFDCIIDCRGLGAKGQIEGLRGVRGEVMVVESREVVLRRPVRLLHPRYKLYAVPRSNGRTVIGATEIESEDLSPISVRSSMELSSALYSLNPAFAEARIVETRVNCRPATMDNMPYIHSEDGLVRVNGLYRHGYLLAPAVVEQVENQVAQQLLQVV, encoded by the coding sequence GTGACAAGCGAAACCAAAGCCAGAGTAGCTATTGCCGGTGGTGGTCTGTTGGGACGTTTGCTCGCCTGGCGACTCTGCCAGCGGGACTTTGATATCACACTGTTTGAAGCTGGTGACTTGACTGCCCCAGAGGGTGGTGCCTGCTGGACGGCGGCGGGAATGATCTCGCCGCTGTCGGAGCTGGTTCACAGTGATAAACAGGTTTATACGCTGGGTTTGCAAAGTCTCGATCTTTGGGCTGAATGGTCCAGGCTGCTGGAGCAGCAGAGCGGGAGTACGGTGAAGTACCGTAAAGCGGGCTCGGTGCTGGTGGCGCACGGCAAGGATAGAAGTGAGTTATTACAATTCCTGCGAGAGCTGCAGGGAAAGTTGGGTGATTCGGCCCGGGAGCAGATTCAACTTCTGGATGCAAAAGCATTGGCGGAACTGGAGCCCGGGCTGCAAAGCTTTGAACATGGGCTCTACCTACGCAATGAGGCAGATATTGATAATCACCGCCTGTTGCCCATATTGCTCAGTGTACTGCGTCAAGGTGGTGTGAAGCTTCGCGGGCACAGCCAGGTGAGTTGTGAGGCTGGGCGCATTTCCCTGGTTTCGGGGCAGGAGCAGTTTGACTGTATTATCGATTGTCGCGGTCTCGGTGCCAAGGGACAGATTGAAGGCCTGCGCGGTGTCCGTGGTGAGGTGATGGTAGTGGAATCCCGGGAAGTGGTTTTACGGCGCCCAGTGCGCTTGCTACACCCCCGTTACAAACTCTATGCCGTGCCCCGCAGTAATGGTCGCACCGTAATTGGTGCCACGGAAATTGAGAGTGAGGACCTTTCTCCGATATCAGTGCGCTCCAGTATGGAATTATCCTCTGCACTTTACTCCCTCAACCCCGCTTTCGCCGAGGCTCGTATTGTGGAGACCCGCGTGAATTGTCGTCCCGCAACTATGGACAATATGCCTTATATACATAGCGAGGATGGACTTGTTCGGGTGAATGGCCTTTACCGCCACGGTTATCTTTTAGCACCGGCAGTGGTAGAGCAAGTCGAGAATCAGGTGGCACAACAACTGTTACAGGTGGTTTGA